The following coding sequences lie in one Oncorhynchus kisutch isolate 150728-3 linkage group LG3, Okis_V2, whole genome shotgun sequence genomic window:
- the LOC109873550 gene encoding sphingomyelin phosphodiesterase 4-like: MSSSDHLKTDWTIKSLPQQCTEMTKDIDDKPVKELCVIFPWMVERIVGSLDGSTVGWRLSSLQAHSSDYSNVLEFLQPSGPMLKLVYKLQADNYNFEIQVANLPGVISNSRIFLNKLPSQNHQRLSLNAFEYFMFYFATSVITQRDHHSGQQTSISNSVYFALVDAYFKHFLPTEGSPHSDVKGTLTSHIPRSSRYSETSKGLLKCQCPVNAETTNQSIWRSGTMLQIFLEIWLPHFPLETHQRLNEVSVITEEHILVVRQLVKHMHALSGKTKLDQSDILPSAHSETYLSEDVKRVVTSEYVLRLYLLLLHCFKQWPMETSFRAVLETWLSYIQPWRYQKHVYSENKEKWASFIQENILMYTRLFSFFLKRFAHVDLVNVDNATMVFRMTKVFAQTSLPELIENGEKLLLHQGPLLPSTLMASQVQPTEIAALPKTHINNKKLQMFGVEMRAEVLKLVQRLMQAQQTAKTTLDPPANVSVGQFLCSWKRLILKTNSESGGNDMTKSDMKTVELLKKTVDHLNQVFNLNTGHLSQMMMNMGSVEESKQLPDCIHSENGLILTDLGRMQIINGLRRFDIEYQGDPQLQPVRSYENAVLVQLMFWIATLINNKLEGHMNDLCSQQNLLGRLGQHYLITSTVKGRFPRSTVTQQSQDDYHLRPRLTLRTFASYRTLLILLLLYSLGSLFSISPLFSTCLILMLSFLYGLCMTVYVGK; the protein is encoded by the exons ATGTCCTCTTCG GATCATCTGAAGACCGATTGGACAATCAAGTCACTCCCACAGCAATGCACAGAGATGACAAAAGACATTGATGATAAACCTGTCAAG GAGCTATGTGTTATCTTCCCCTGGATGGTGGAGAGGATTGTTGGCAGCCTGGATGGCAGCACTGTTGGTTGGAGACTTTCTTCTCTGCAAGCCCACAGCAGTGACTACAGCAATGTACTGGAGTTCCTACAACCAAG TGGCCCAATGCTGAAACTTGTTTATAAACTTCAAGCTGACAACTACAACTTTGAGATCCAAGTCGCCAATTTACCT GGGGTCATTTCAAATAGCCGGATTTTCCTCAATAAATTACCCTCTCAGAATCATCAGAGATTGTCACTCA ATGCCTTTGAGTACTTCATGTTTTATTTTGCCACAAGTGTCATTACACAGAGG gatcaccactcaGGGCAGCAAACCTCCATCTCAAACAGTGTCTACTTTGCCTTGGTGGATGCATATTTCAAACACTTCCTCCCTACAGAAGGATCCCCTCACTCAGATGTCAAAGGCACCTTGACCTCACACATTCCAAG GTCCTCTAGGTATAGTGAAACAAGCAAAGGCCTGTTGAAATGCCAGTGCCCTGTTAACGCTGAGACAACCAATCAGAGTATCTGGAGATCAGGGACTATGCTACAG ATATTTTTGGAGATATGGCTGCCACATTTCCCCTTGGAGACACACCAGAGGCTTAATGAG GTCTCTGTCATCACAGAGGAGCACATACTGGTTGTGAGACAGCTGGTGAAGCACATGCATGCCCTCTCTGGAAAAACAAAACTAGACCAGTCTGATATCTTACCTTCTGCCCACTCAGAAACCTATCTCTCAGAAGATGTTAAAAG AGTGGTCACATCAGAATATGTACTGAGGTTGTACCTTCTCTTGCTGCACTGCTTCAAACAGTGGCCTATGGAGACATCCTTCAGAGCA GTATTGGAGACGTGGCTTAGTTACATCCAGCCCTGGAGATACCAAAAACATGTGTACAGTGAAAACAAAGAGAAATG GGCCTCTTTCATTCAGGAGAATATTCTCATGTACACCAGGCTATTCAGCTTCTTCTTGAAAAGATTTGCTCATGTCGACCTCGTCAACGTCGACAATGCAACCATGGTTTTCAGGATGACAAAAGTATTTGCCCAAACCAGTCTTCCAGAATTGATTGAAAATG GAGAAAAATTGCTATTGCATCAGGGTCCCCTCCTCCCATCCACTCTGATGGCATCTCAGGTGCAGCCCACTGAAATAGCTGCCCTGCCCAAGACTCACATCAATAACAAGAAACTACAAATGTTTGGGGTAGAAATGCGAGCCGAG GTGCTGAAACTGGTCCAGAGACTAATGCAGGCCCAACAGACTGCAAAAACCACATTGGATCCGCCAGCCAATGTATCAGTTGGCCAGTTTCTCTGTTCCTGGAAGAGGTTGATTCTTAAAACCAATTCAGAAAGTGGGGGGAATGACATGACCAAGTCTGACATGAAGACAGTGGAGCTACTAAAGAAAACTGTGGACCACCTCAATCAGGTTTTCAAT CTCAACACAGGTCATCTATCTCAGATGATGATGAACATGGGGTCAGTGGAGGAATCCAAGCAGCTCCCTGACTGTATTCACAGTGAAAACGGGCTGATCCTGACAGACCTTGGCAGAATGCAG ATTATCAATGGCCTTCGGAGATTTGATATTGAGTATCAAGGGGACCCACAGCTGCAGCCTGTGAGAAGCTATGAAAACGCAGTCTTGGTGCAGCTTATGTTTTGGATCGCCACACTAATCAATAACAAA CTTGAAGGACACATGAACGATCTGTGCTCACAACAGAATCTGCTGGGAAGGCTGGGACAACACTACCTTATCACTTCCACTGTAAAAGGAAGGTTcccaaggagtacagtgacacaGCAAAGCCAGGACGACTACCACCTGAGGCCACGCCTTACCCTGCGCACATTTGCGAGTTATCGCACATTACTCATTCTCCTGTTACTCTACTCGCTGGGATCTCTGTTTTCTATTAGCCCACTGTTCAGCACATGCCTCATCTTAATGTTGAGCTTTTTGTATGGACTGTGCATGACTGTCTACGTGGGAAAGTAA
- the asb6 gene encoding ankyrin repeat and SOCS box protein 6 isoform X1: MSILVLSFCSSVLAQAAESGTSAKSMPFLHGFRRIIYEYQPLVDAVLCVVGLEEGTSTGERSRSPEDEDSLCGSLVELLEKESQSAVFEEGISYALFKVAERGLVCAAEVLLRYGADLNFEDPVSYYNPLHIAVLRNRPIMVRLLAGHGADINKRDRIHESSPLDLASEEAERLPCMCTLLDMGADVNARDKNGKSPLLHALASSDGLTVHNTENIRLLLQRGADVHAATLDGETAVSSLVFLVKEALEGSVEDAAEIGRFCLRATRLLLAHGADPSCCLTPDGEEDGEPSLTVTSLEHFDRLFPLAVLLLQSGASFHCSRHGASCWTGYRLVFQRLQTALLDCSDAEQAAELLEQAEVLLDLARVSSPSLALPLDLPMPDQDPNAQTLRDLHRRVVEQETGPPPLRCLCRAFIRDHLQPWPLDDRVKALPLPDRLKEYLLPEHTLSPKPGWDCFKPQRTLR, encoded by the exons ATGTCAATTCTtgttctgtcgttctgctccaG TGTTCTAGCGCAAGCAGCAGAGAGTGGCACATCAGCCAAGAGTATGCCTTTCCTCCATGGCTTTCGCAGGATTATATATGAGTATCAGCCCCTGGTGGACGCCGTGCTGTGTGTTGTTGGTTTGGAGGAAGGGACAAGCACTGGAGAGAG GAGTCGTAGCCCGGAGGATGAGGACAGTCTATGCGGGTCTTTAGTGGAGCTACTGGAGAAGGAGTCCCAGTCAGCTGTGTTTGAGGAGGGGATCAGCTATGCTCTGTTTAAGGTTGCTGAACGGGGACTAGTCTGTGCAGCAGAAGTCCTTCTACGATATGGAGCAGATCTCAACTTTGAGG ACCCTGTGTCTTATTACAACCCACTGCACATTGCTGTACTGAGGAACAGGCCGATTATGGTGAGGTTGCTGGCTGGACATGGAGCTGACATTAACAAGCGAGATCGG ATCCATGAAAGTAGCCCCTTGGATCTCGCTAGTGAAGAGGCAGAGAGACTGCCTTGTATGTGCACACTGCTGGACATGGGTGCTGACGTGAATGCAAGAGATAAAAATG GAAAATCACCCTTGCTACATGCCCTAGCTAGCAGTGATGGACTCACTGTGCATAACACAGAAAACATCCGGCTGCTACTTCAGAGAG GTGCAGATGTTCATGCTGCCACACTGGATGGAGAGACGGCTGTATCCTCGCTGGTCTTTCTGGTGAAGGAGGCTCTGGAGGGCTCTGTGGAGGATGCAGCTGAGATCGGCCGCTTCTGTCTGAGGGCCACGCGGCTGCTTCTGGCCCACGGGGCTGACCCCAGCTGCTGCCTTACCCCCGAcggggaggaggatggggaacCCTCTCTGACAGTGACCAGCCTGGAGCACTTTGATCGGCTCTTTCCCCTGGCAGTGCTGCTGCTGCAGAGTGGTGCCTCCTTCCACTGCTCTCGCCACGGAGCCTCCTGCTGGACAGGCTACAGGCTGGTATTCCAGAGGCTCCAGACGGCCCTGCTGGACTGTTCTGATGCAGAGCAGGCGGCTGAGCTCCTGGAGCAGGCTGAGGTCCTCCTGGACTTGGCCCGGGTGTCCTCCCCAAGTCTGGCCCTGCCCCTGGACCTGCCTATGCCAGACCAAGACCCCAATGCGCAGACATTGCGGGACCTCCATCGGCGTGTGGTGGAGCAGGAGACCGGCCCTCCCCCCCTGCGCTGCCTCTGCAGGGCCTTCATCCGGGATCACCTGCAGCCCTGGCCCCTGGACGACAGGGTGAAGGCTCTGCCTTTACCTGACAGACTGAAGGAGTACCTGCTTCCCGAACACACGCTGAGCCCCAAGCCAGGATGGGACTGCTTCAAGCCCCAGCGTACCCTACGCTGA
- the asb6 gene encoding ankyrin repeat and SOCS box protein 6 isoform X2, translated as MPFLHGFRRIIYEYQPLVDAVLCVVGLEEGTSTGERSRSPEDEDSLCGSLVELLEKESQSAVFEEGISYALFKVAERGLVCAAEVLLRYGADLNFEDPVSYYNPLHIAVLRNRPIMVRLLAGHGADINKRDRIHESSPLDLASEEAERLPCMCTLLDMGADVNARDKNGKSPLLHALASSDGLTVHNTENIRLLLQRGADVHAATLDGETAVSSLVFLVKEALEGSVEDAAEIGRFCLRATRLLLAHGADPSCCLTPDGEEDGEPSLTVTSLEHFDRLFPLAVLLLQSGASFHCSRHGASCWTGYRLVFQRLQTALLDCSDAEQAAELLEQAEVLLDLARVSSPSLALPLDLPMPDQDPNAQTLRDLHRRVVEQETGPPPLRCLCRAFIRDHLQPWPLDDRVKALPLPDRLKEYLLPEHTLSPKPGWDCFKPQRTLR; from the exons ATGCCTTTCCTCCATGGCTTTCGCAGGATTATATATGAGTATCAGCCCCTGGTGGACGCCGTGCTGTGTGTTGTTGGTTTGGAGGAAGGGACAAGCACTGGAGAGAG GAGTCGTAGCCCGGAGGATGAGGACAGTCTATGCGGGTCTTTAGTGGAGCTACTGGAGAAGGAGTCCCAGTCAGCTGTGTTTGAGGAGGGGATCAGCTATGCTCTGTTTAAGGTTGCTGAACGGGGACTAGTCTGTGCAGCAGAAGTCCTTCTACGATATGGAGCAGATCTCAACTTTGAGG ACCCTGTGTCTTATTACAACCCACTGCACATTGCTGTACTGAGGAACAGGCCGATTATGGTGAGGTTGCTGGCTGGACATGGAGCTGACATTAACAAGCGAGATCGG ATCCATGAAAGTAGCCCCTTGGATCTCGCTAGTGAAGAGGCAGAGAGACTGCCTTGTATGTGCACACTGCTGGACATGGGTGCTGACGTGAATGCAAGAGATAAAAATG GAAAATCACCCTTGCTACATGCCCTAGCTAGCAGTGATGGACTCACTGTGCATAACACAGAAAACATCCGGCTGCTACTTCAGAGAG GTGCAGATGTTCATGCTGCCACACTGGATGGAGAGACGGCTGTATCCTCGCTGGTCTTTCTGGTGAAGGAGGCTCTGGAGGGCTCTGTGGAGGATGCAGCTGAGATCGGCCGCTTCTGTCTGAGGGCCACGCGGCTGCTTCTGGCCCACGGGGCTGACCCCAGCTGCTGCCTTACCCCCGAcggggaggaggatggggaacCCTCTCTGACAGTGACCAGCCTGGAGCACTTTGATCGGCTCTTTCCCCTGGCAGTGCTGCTGCTGCAGAGTGGTGCCTCCTTCCACTGCTCTCGCCACGGAGCCTCCTGCTGGACAGGCTACAGGCTGGTATTCCAGAGGCTCCAGACGGCCCTGCTGGACTGTTCTGATGCAGAGCAGGCGGCTGAGCTCCTGGAGCAGGCTGAGGTCCTCCTGGACTTGGCCCGGGTGTCCTCCCCAAGTCTGGCCCTGCCCCTGGACCTGCCTATGCCAGACCAAGACCCCAATGCGCAGACATTGCGGGACCTCCATCGGCGTGTGGTGGAGCAGGAGACCGGCCCTCCCCCCCTGCGCTGCCTCTGCAGGGCCTTCATCCGGGATCACCTGCAGCCCTGGCCCCTGGACGACAGGGTGAAGGCTCTGCCTTTACCTGACAGACTGAAGGAGTACCTGCTTCCCGAACACACGCTGAGCCCCAAGCCAGGATGGGACTGCTTCAAGCCCCAGCGTACCCTACGCTGA